The following proteins are co-located in the Deinococcus metallilatus genome:
- a CDS encoding zinc ribbon domain-containing protein: MDQKRQRRHVLRVDRRSYAQLQAAVQQGLLLPCDTVVGSMRNGTVYRPAPWSLQHQQLLDDDRLQLGDLVIQGAMTHVPAPEFRALVQASPTYMTYPGLAPLVQQLRDQTPAFKDDLWQAGLRAAVAAGRVTVGVNGTVVGPGPAYRWLPQETRLTQHLGHWFVLLAFEAEATPRTTSTLVAGVDVGLNPLATAVCRDVAVAGIRRADLRGLRIEERLLGEHLLYAAARGALCDLTKWLAERAGVVVVEHLDLTTFASRYPQRSREHALTDWQMSWLPQELHARGIRLARVDPARTSQMCSVCPSFTLGTRVGRVFECPNGHQIDAHINAAQNIIRRWWATRRRAHQA, from the coding sequence ATGGACCAGAAAAGACAGCGACGACACGTGCTGCGGGTTGATCGCCGCAGTTACGCACAGTTGCAGGCGGCGGTGCAACAGGGCCTGCTGTTGCCCTGTGACACCGTGGTCGGCAGCATGCGCAACGGGACCGTGTACAGACCTGCACCCTGGTCGCTGCAACACCAACAACTGCTGGACGACGACCGATTGCAACTCGGCGACCTGGTGATTCAGGGGGCGATGACCCATGTTCCCGCTCCGGAGTTTCGGGCCTTGGTGCAGGCATCGCCGACATACATGACGTACCCGGGGCTGGCGCCGCTGGTCCAGCAACTGCGCGACCAGACCCCCGCATTCAAGGACGATCTCTGGCAGGCCGGGCTGCGGGCAGCGGTGGCCGCAGGGCGGGTCACGGTGGGCGTGAACGGCACCGTCGTGGGACCCGGACCGGCCTACAGATGGTTGCCGCAGGAGACCCGCCTCACCCAGCATCTCGGCCACTGGTTCGTGTTGCTGGCGTTCGAAGCGGAGGCAACGCCCCGAACGACCTCGACGTTGGTCGCCGGGGTGGACGTGGGCCTCAACCCCCTGGCGACAGCCGTCTGCCGAGACGTAGCCGTGGCGGGGATCAGGCGGGCAGACCTGCGGGGGCTACGGATTGAGGAGCGCCTCCTGGGGGAGCACCTCCTGTATGCCGCTGCCCGCGGTGCGCTATGCGACCTGACCAAATGGCTCGCCGAACGGGCGGGCGTGGTCGTGGTCGAGCACCTCGACCTCACGACGTTCGCCTCGCGTTACCCCCAGCGGTCGAGGGAACATGCCCTCACCGACTGGCAGATGTCGTGGCTCCCCCAGGAACTCCACGCGCGCGGTATCCGCCTCGCCCGGGTGGACCCGGCCCGCACCAGTCAGATGTGCTCCGTTTGCCCCTCGTTCACCCTCGGCACCCGCGTCGGGCGTGTGTTCGAGTGCCCAAACGGTCACCAGATCGACGCCCACATCAACGCGGCCCAAAACATCATCCGCCGCTGGTGGGCCACCCGCCGCCGCGCCCACCAGGCCTGA
- a CDS encoding carbohydrate ABC transporter permease yields MHASRPLPLSRSPRRAREARSWPTALLFLLPAIVILGTFNVYPALYSLYLSFFEWNGFTPNRDWVGGGNYAQLVTSPEFWNSLKVTALYAGGVTLASLALGLLVAVLLNQPIRGRTFYRVLYFLPVITPTVAAGVVWKYLFDPTQGAVNNLLGSIGIHGPNWLVDPKWALLAVIIVGVWKRVGFNVVVYLAALQGVPRAYYEAAQIDGATPWQQLRYVTVPLLAPTTFFLVITSLIEAFQVFDLVYVMTAGGPLGATDVFGFYLYREGFKYSQLGFASAIAYVMFALIFLATVVQFRFTRGGQDA; encoded by the coding sequence ATGCACGCCTCCCGCCCGCTGCCCCTGTCCCGTTCCCCCCGGCGCGCGCGGGAGGCGCGGTCCTGGCCGACCGCGCTGCTGTTCCTGCTGCCCGCCATCGTCATCCTGGGCACCTTCAACGTCTACCCCGCGCTGTACTCGCTGTACCTCAGCTTCTTCGAGTGGAACGGCTTCACACCCAACCGGGACTGGGTGGGTGGAGGCAACTACGCGCAGTTGGTGACCTCTCCGGAGTTCTGGAACAGCCTCAAGGTCACGGCGCTGTATGCGGGGGGCGTGACGCTGGCCTCCCTCGCGCTGGGCCTGCTCGTCGCGGTGCTGCTCAACCAACCCATCCGGGGACGCACGTTCTACCGTGTCCTGTACTTCCTGCCCGTTATCACCCCGACCGTTGCTGCCGGGGTCGTCTGGAAGTACCTCTTCGACCCGACGCAAGGTGCAGTGAACAACCTGCTGGGAAGCATAGGCATCCACGGCCCGAACTGGCTGGTGGACCCCAAGTGGGCGCTCCTCGCCGTCATCATCGTGGGCGTCTGGAAGCGGGTGGGCTTCAACGTGGTCGTGTACCTGGCGGCGTTGCAAGGCGTGCCCCGGGCGTACTACGAGGCCGCGCAGATCGACGGGGCCACCCCCTGGCAGCAACTGCGGTATGTCACGGTCCCTCTCCTTGCCCCGACCACCTTCTTCCTGGTGATCACCTCGCTGATCGAGGCATTCCAGGTGTTCGACCTGGTGTACGTGATGACGGCCGGAGGTCCCCTGGGCGCCACCGATGTCTTCGGCTTCTACTTGTACCGCGAGGGCTTCAAGTATTCCCAGCTCGGCTTCGCGTCCGCCATCGCCTACGTGATGTTCGCCCTGATCTTCCTCGCCACCGTGGTCCAGTTCCGCTTCACGAGGGGAGGACAGGATGCGTAG
- a CDS encoding alpha-amylase family glycosyl hydrolase: protein MNRPPRKAFRLLLTASLLLAGCGQQPTDGQSAAPPASGLTSQSITGSRFNEDSILYMALTDRFSDGNSANNNQGFNEYRPGQLKYYQGGDWQGMINRFDYIKNLGVTALWISPVSDDQDLSKDGGEAGYHGYFTYDYNAPNPHFGTTAKLTELVNLAHTNNVAVVLDVVPNHTGNFLDPGATNYNPATNAPAAPFNNPSWYHHNGDITDWNNQYQVENYDLGGLDDLDQSQTAVRDAIVGAYQNWFNTTGADAARVDAARAMPKSFLQDFQTSLNVPTFGEIFEGNIDYVSDYQKYEWGVLDFPLFFALRDAFAYDKSLKNIGGIFDNDYKYQNPLRLVTFIDNHDRDRFLTVADDDWRRLRLAMTFIFAARGIPDIYYGTEQAYYGDGKPKEWQGIANEQNREMLTSYDQTHPMYRYIQCLSTVRKTYTALRRGTQREMWKDDTVYAFSRRVDTTGEEAIAAFTNAWDPQTRTIPLRAESTLAVGTVLTNALNTSQTVTVQSGGVTGKQITVNLGAKSSVIFVPGSVAAYAPPAATVTKVRVHYNVGMGNSVFLRGATYPLWWNQGRGMHNEGADLWTWQTERLLPGQCVDYKPLINDTSWSTGSNYNVCVGQTVDIYPNF from the coding sequence ATGAACCGACCGCCCAGGAAAGCCTTCCGTCTCCTCCTCACCGCCAGCCTGCTGCTCGCTGGGTGCGGACAGCAGCCCACGGATGGACAGTCGGCCGCTCCCCCTGCCTCTGGCCTGACCTCCCAGAGCATCACCGGCAGCCGCTTCAACGAGGACAGCATCCTCTACATGGCCCTGACCGACCGGTTCAGTGATGGGAACAGCGCCAACAACAATCAGGGGTTCAACGAGTACCGGCCCGGGCAGCTCAAGTACTACCAGGGCGGCGACTGGCAGGGGATGATCAACCGGTTCGACTACATCAAGAACCTGGGGGTCACCGCCCTCTGGATTTCCCCTGTCTCCGATGACCAGGATCTCAGCAAGGACGGCGGCGAGGCGGGGTATCACGGGTACTTCACCTACGACTACAACGCGCCCAACCCCCACTTCGGCACCACGGCCAAGCTCACCGAACTCGTCAACCTGGCGCACACCAACAACGTGGCGGTGGTGCTCGATGTGGTGCCCAACCACACCGGCAACTTCCTCGATCCCGGCGCCACGAATTACAACCCTGCCACCAACGCGCCCGCCGCACCGTTCAACAACCCAAGCTGGTACCACCACAATGGGGACATCACCGACTGGAATAACCAGTACCAGGTGGAGAATTACGATCTGGGGGGCCTCGACGACCTCGACCAGTCGCAGACCGCCGTGCGCGACGCCATCGTGGGAGCGTATCAGAACTGGTTCAACACCACCGGTGCGGACGCGGCCCGGGTGGACGCTGCGCGGGCGATGCCCAAGTCCTTCCTCCAGGATTTCCAGACGTCGCTGAACGTCCCCACCTTTGGGGAAATCTTCGAGGGGAACATCGACTACGTCAGCGATTACCAGAAGTACGAGTGGGGGGTGCTGGACTTCCCGCTGTTCTTCGCGCTCCGCGACGCCTTCGCTTACGACAAGAGCCTCAAGAACATCGGGGGCATCTTCGATAACGATTACAAGTACCAGAATCCGCTGCGTCTGGTCACCTTCATCGACAATCACGACCGCGACCGCTTCCTCACCGTCGCCGACGATGACTGGCGGCGGCTGCGCCTGGCCATGACCTTCATCTTTGCGGCCCGCGGCATCCCGGACATCTACTACGGCACCGAGCAGGCGTACTACGGGGACGGCAAACCCAAGGAGTGGCAGGGCATCGCCAACGAGCAGAACCGCGAGATGCTCACCAGTTACGACCAGACCCACCCGATGTACCGGTACATTCAGTGCCTTTCCACCGTTCGCAAGACGTACACGGCCCTGCGTCGCGGCACCCAGCGCGAGATGTGGAAGGACGACACCGTCTATGCCTTCTCCCGGCGCGTCGACACGACCGGGGAGGAAGCCATCGCCGCCTTCACCAACGCCTGGGACCCGCAGACCCGCACCATTCCCCTGCGGGCGGAGAGCACGTTGGCCGTGGGGACGGTGCTGACCAACGCACTGAACACCAGTCAGACGGTCACGGTGCAGTCGGGAGGCGTGACCGGGAAACAGATCACCGTGAACCTGGGCGCCAAGAGCAGCGTGATCTTCGTGCCCGGCAGCGTGGCCGCCTACGCACCTCCAGCCGCCACCGTGACGAAAGTGCGGGTGCATTACAACGTGGGCATGGGCAACAGCGTGTTCCTGCGCGGCGCCACCTACCCCTTGTGGTGGAACCAGGGCCGGGGCATGCACAACGAGGGAGCCGACCTGTGGACCTGGCAGACCGAGCGGCTGCTGCCGGGGCAGTGCGTGGATTACAAGCCGCTGATCAACGACACGAGCTGGTCCACGGGAAGCAACTACAACGTGTGTGTGGGCCAGACGGTCGATATCTACCCGAATTTCTGA
- a CDS encoding LacI family DNA-binding transcriptional regulator, protein MRSKVTIKDVARHAGVVPSTVSRAIHGHPDIGPETRARVQEAIQALGYRPDRLARSIRQGRTQSISVMVPMAGGDFYSRLINAIDAALGEQDYDAALFPLLSERRLQRYRDPDALPYQTDGVIYASLDPTHLYPGGRVPSHLPAVLVDIHNPHFDHVVVNNVQGGRLAAGHLLQRPAPTFVIAVEERFNTPFASGVFRERLAGFRAVYREEGVNLPDGHIYTAEFSWESARAATRQLLKQAQQPFNLFATCDLFAQGVIDECAAAHLELGQDVRLIGFDDQPWAAEHGLTTIRQPIEEMGEAAAKLLLERINDPTRPIQSRSFEPTLVPRTTT, encoded by the coding sequence GTGCGCTCCAAAGTCACCATCAAAGATGTGGCCCGGCATGCGGGGGTGGTCCCGAGTACGGTGTCCCGCGCCATTCACGGCCATCCCGATATCGGTCCGGAAACCCGCGCCCGGGTGCAGGAAGCCATTCAAGCGCTGGGCTACCGTCCGGACCGCCTCGCCCGCAGCATCCGTCAAGGCCGCACCCAGAGCATCTCCGTCATGGTGCCCATGGCCGGTGGCGACTTCTACAGCCGCCTGATCAACGCCATCGACGCGGCCCTCGGGGAGCAGGACTACGACGCCGCTCTCTTCCCGCTGCTGTCCGAGCGCCGCCTGCAACGCTACCGCGACCCCGACGCCCTGCCGTACCAGACCGACGGCGTGATCTACGCCAGCCTCGATCCCACCCACCTCTACCCGGGCGGCCGCGTGCCCTCGCACCTCCCCGCCGTGCTGGTGGACATCCACAACCCCCACTTCGACCATGTCGTCGTCAACAATGTCCAGGGCGGCCGCCTGGCCGCCGGGCACCTGCTTCAGCGCCCTGCCCCCACCTTCGTGATCGCCGTCGAGGAACGCTTCAACACCCCCTTCGCGAGTGGCGTGTTCCGCGAACGCCTCGCTGGCTTCCGCGCGGTCTACCGCGAGGAAGGGGTGAACCTGCCGGATGGGCACATCTACACCGCCGAGTTTTCGTGGGAAAGCGCCCGGGCGGCCACCCGACAACTCCTGAAACAAGCTCAGCAGCCTTTCAACCTGTTCGCCACCTGCGACCTCTTCGCCCAGGGCGTCATCGACGAGTGCGCTGCGGCCCACCTCGAACTCGGTCAGGACGTCCGTCTGATCGGCTTTGACGACCAGCCCTGGGCTGCCGAGCACGGCCTGACCACCATCCGCCAACCCATCGAAGAGATGGGCGAGGCTGCCGCCAAGCTGCTGCTGGAACGCATCAACGATCCCACCCGCCCCATCCAGTCCCGCTCGTTCGAGCCCACCCTCGTTCCGCGAACCACGACCTGA
- a CDS encoding carbohydrate ABC transporter permease: MRRLRWTTLLTHVVLLFGAFLAAMPFLWVITTSLKPNGALYQPPLLLPTHFEWENYRKAWEAAPFPRFFLNSAVMTVALTVLQTLLSAMAGYAFARLRFPGRNLLFFIVLGTLMIPFPVTLIPNFLTVNALGWVDTYQALIIPRAVSAFAIFLFRQFFLSIPKELEEAARIDGASPFTIFWRIVLPLSTPVLAASAIFSFLFAWNDFLWPLIVTNSTEMRTVQVGLATFQGQYGIFWTLLCAATVIVTLPALLAFLAAQRRFIEGITSTGLKE, encoded by the coding sequence ATGCGTAGGCTCCGCTGGACCACCCTGCTCACCCACGTCGTCCTGCTCTTCGGAGCCTTCCTGGCGGCGATGCCCTTCCTGTGGGTGATTACCACCAGCCTCAAGCCGAACGGCGCCCTGTACCAGCCACCCCTGCTGCTCCCCACCCACTTCGAGTGGGAGAACTACCGGAAAGCCTGGGAAGCCGCGCCCTTCCCCAGGTTCTTCCTCAACAGCGCGGTGATGACCGTTGCGCTCACCGTCTTGCAGACCCTGCTCTCGGCGATGGCCGGGTACGCTTTCGCCCGGTTGCGCTTCCCGGGGCGGAACCTGCTGTTCTTCATCGTGCTGGGCACCCTGATGATCCCCTTCCCAGTGACGCTGATCCCGAACTTCCTGACCGTGAACGCGCTGGGCTGGGTGGATACCTACCAGGCCCTGATCATCCCGCGCGCGGTCAGTGCCTTTGCGATCTTCCTCTTCCGGCAGTTCTTCCTGAGCATCCCCAAAGAGCTGGAGGAGGCCGCCCGCATCGACGGGGCCTCGCCCTTCACGATCTTCTGGCGGATCGTGCTGCCGCTCTCCACCCCTGTCCTCGCCGCCAGCGCGATCTTCTCGTTCCTGTTCGCCTGGAACGATTTCCTGTGGCCGCTCATCGTGACGAACAGCACCGAGATGCGGACCGTGCAGGTGGGCCTGGCGACCTTTCAGGGGCAGTACGGCATCTTCTGGACGCTGCTCTGTGCCGCGACCGTGATCGTGACGCTGCCCGCCCTGCTGGCCTTTCTCGCCGCCCAGCGCCGCTTTATCGAGGGGATCACCTCGACCGGCCTCAAGGAGTAA
- a CDS encoding glycoside hydrolase family 13 protein — MVPEWVQDAVFYQIFPERFRNGDPTNDPPGTLPWGGTPDRENFFGGDLRGIIEGLDYLQDLGVTALYLNPIFQAGTNHKYDTHDYFRIDPAFGDDATFDELVSQLHSRGMRLILDGVFNHCGDGFAPFQDLLRNGEASPYKDWFTPYDFPLVQHPHPNYGTCGNCAYLPRLNCKNPEVEAFVHRVALYWLERGIDGWRLDVPYEVHTEFWRRFREVVKGRFPDAYLVAEEWRDPYALIQGDTFDGAMHYRLRDLAFDFILKNALTADAFARALGTMRERIPEEIESGMLTLLGSHDTARLLTECGGNVESAKLLYTLLLTYPGVPMIYYGDENGMTGANDPGCRAPMEWDEARWNIELRDHVRRLIALRREHPELRRGTFRVRYAEDRLVMFERSSEEGTTLVVLNNTYVPRQVTIPAHLPEGLTLVNILDGRQVRVVRNSLPFDSLPARSSLIFRTVPVGERAASREAVAG; from the coding sequence ATGGTTCCCGAGTGGGTGCAGGACGCCGTCTTCTATCAGATCTTCCCCGAACGTTTCCGCAACGGCGATCCCACCAATGACCCACCCGGCACGCTGCCCTGGGGCGGCACGCCGGATCGCGAGAACTTCTTCGGGGGGGACCTGCGGGGGATCATCGAGGGGTTGGACTACCTTCAAGACCTGGGGGTCACGGCGCTGTACCTCAACCCGATCTTCCAGGCGGGCACCAACCACAAGTACGACACGCACGATTACTTCCGCATCGACCCGGCGTTTGGAGATGACGCGACGTTCGACGAGCTGGTCAGCCAACTGCATTCCCGTGGCATGCGGCTGATCCTCGACGGGGTATTCAACCACTGCGGGGACGGGTTCGCGCCCTTCCAGGACCTGCTGAGGAATGGGGAAGCGTCGCCTTATAAGGACTGGTTCACGCCCTATGACTTCCCGCTGGTGCAACACCCGCACCCCAACTACGGCACCTGCGGGAACTGCGCTTACCTGCCCCGGCTCAACTGCAAGAACCCCGAGGTGGAGGCGTTCGTTCACCGGGTGGCGCTGTACTGGCTGGAACGGGGCATTGACGGCTGGCGGCTGGACGTGCCGTATGAGGTGCATACCGAGTTCTGGCGGCGCTTCCGGGAGGTGGTGAAGGGCCGCTTTCCAGACGCCTACCTGGTAGCGGAGGAGTGGCGGGATCCGTACGCCCTGATCCAGGGAGACACCTTCGATGGGGCGATGCACTACCGGCTGCGTGACCTCGCCTTCGACTTCATCCTGAAAAACGCGCTTACGGCGGACGCGTTCGCCCGGGCCCTGGGGACAATGAGGGAACGGATCCCGGAAGAGATCGAGAGCGGCATGCTCACGCTGCTGGGCAGCCACGACACGGCCCGCCTCCTCACCGAGTGCGGGGGGAACGTGGAGAGCGCGAAGTTGCTGTACACGCTGCTGCTGACCTACCCAGGCGTGCCGATGATCTACTACGGGGACGAGAACGGCATGACGGGCGCGAACGACCCAGGCTGCCGCGCGCCGATGGAGTGGGACGAGGCGCGGTGGAACATTGAACTGCGGGACCATGTGCGGCGTCTCATCGCCCTGCGCCGCGAGCATCCCGAGCTGCGCCGGGGCACCTTCCGTGTCCGGTACGCCGAGGACCGCCTGGTGATGTTCGAGCGGTCGAGCGAGGAGGGGACAACGCTGGTCGTTCTGAACAATACCTACGTGCCTCGCCAGGTCACCATTCCCGCTCACCTGCCCGAGGGCCTGACTCTTGTCAACATCCTTGACGGGAGGCAGGTCAGGGTCGTGAGGAACTCTCTTCCATTTGATTCCCTGCCAGCCCGGAGCAGCCTGATTTTCAGAACGGTACCTGTCGGTGAACGAGCGGCCTCACGAGAAGCTGTGGCCGGATGA
- a CDS encoding ABC transporter substrate-binding protein: MRTLTAVVTVALLSASPALAVDLTFWHYWDGTNGQALQKLIDQYQKAHPGVNIKAEFVPGGELQTKLQTAITGHRTPSMAIADLTNMPALVRSGALVPLDPYMAKSKVNLGDYFQGPLVYGKYQGGQYSLPVSASNLALFYNKDLFRQAGLDPNKPPRTWEELEQVAKTIQAKTGKQGFELFTQGGEGTSWQWQVFLWGAGGDVLNKQNTAAAFNSPAGVKALQYWVDLVNKDKVSNVAPWGQFGRGDAAMVMDGSWMTQFFPEQIDFELGSAPFPSPKGMPPATNMGGEQVFIFKGDPATQQAAWDFINWFSSTPVQIQWDRMTGFMPVKKSVANAPSYRNWVKNTRPLLQPFVDSMAFAHPRPPVPEYAQLSDRLAQAIQEAVTGRAKPADALNRAAQDVNRLLK; this comes from the coding sequence ATGCGTACACTCACCGCCGTCGTCACCGTCGCCCTGCTGTCCGCCAGCCCCGCCCTCGCGGTGGACCTCACCTTCTGGCACTACTGGGACGGCACCAATGGACAGGCCCTCCAGAAGCTGATCGACCAGTACCAGAAAGCCCACCCCGGCGTGAACATCAAGGCCGAGTTCGTGCCCGGCGGCGAACTCCAGACCAAGCTCCAGACGGCGATCACCGGCCACCGGACGCCGAGTATGGCAATCGCGGACCTCACCAACATGCCCGCTCTGGTGCGCAGCGGCGCCCTGGTGCCCCTCGATCCGTACATGGCGAAGTCTAAGGTAAACCTGGGGGACTACTTCCAGGGTCCGCTCGTGTACGGCAAGTACCAGGGCGGGCAGTACAGCCTGCCGGTGAGCGCCAGCAATCTCGCCCTCTTCTACAACAAGGACCTCTTCCGGCAGGCGGGGCTGGACCCCAACAAGCCGCCCAGGACCTGGGAAGAGCTGGAGCAGGTCGCGAAGACCATCCAGGCGAAGACCGGCAAGCAGGGGTTCGAGCTGTTCACCCAGGGTGGCGAGGGGACGTCCTGGCAGTGGCAGGTGTTCCTCTGGGGCGCGGGCGGGGACGTGCTGAATAAGCAGAACACGGCGGCGGCCTTCAATAGCCCGGCGGGCGTGAAAGCCCTCCAGTACTGGGTGGACCTGGTCAACAAGGACAAGGTCAGCAATGTCGCGCCCTGGGGGCAATTCGGGCGGGGGGATGCGGCGATGGTGATGGACGGCTCGTGGATGACGCAATTCTTCCCCGAGCAGATCGACTTTGAGCTGGGCAGCGCGCCCTTCCCGTCCCCGAAAGGCATGCCGCCCGCCACGAACATGGGCGGCGAGCAGGTGTTCATCTTCAAGGGGGACCCGGCGACGCAGCAGGCCGCCTGGGACTTCATCAACTGGTTCTCCAGCACACCCGTGCAGATCCAGTGGGACCGCATGACCGGCTTTATGCCGGTGAAGAAGAGCGTGGCGAACGCCCCCAGTTACCGCAACTGGGTGAAGAACACCCGGCCCCTGCTGCAACCCTTTGTGGACAGCATGGCCTTCGCCCACCCCCGCCCGCCGGTGCCGGAGTACGCCCAGCTCTCCGACCGCCTCGCACAGGCGATCCAGGAAGCGGTCACCGGCCGTGCGAAACCCGCCGACGCCCTGAACCGCGCCGCTCAGGACGTCAACCGTCTGCTGAAGTGA